The Mercurialis annua linkage group LG2, ddMerAnnu1.2, whole genome shotgun sequence genome contains a region encoding:
- the LOC126668257 gene encoding uncharacterized protein LOC126668257, with the protein MTKVTNRTILKGHKARLGEFDKQWLEELPKVIWAYRTTPRAGTGNTPFSLTYGCEAMIPVEIGMPTLRVQFFDEAKNEEEQKLCLDLLEERREQTLLREMLEWESSNPTGKAHIESLRSDEQELTR; encoded by the exons ATGACCAAAGTAACCAACCGGACGATCCTAAAAGGGCATAAGGCCAGGCTGGGGGAGTTCGATAAacagtggctggaagagctaccGAAGGTCATATGGGCTTACCGAACCACCCCAAGGGCAGGCACAGGAAACACCCCGTTCTCTTTGACATATGGGTGTGAGGCAATGATACCTGTAGAAATCGGGATGCCAACTCTAAGGGTCCAGTTCTTTGACGAGGCCAAAAACGAGGAAGAACAGAAGTTATGCCTAGACCTGTTGGAAGAGCGAAGAGAGCAG ACATTGCTAAGGGAAATGCTGGAGTGGGAAAGCTCGAACCCAACTGGGAAGGCCCATATCGAGTCACTGAGGTCGGACGAGCAGGAGCTTACAAGatag